The following are encoded in a window of Carya illinoinensis cultivar Pawnee chromosome 15, C.illinoinensisPawnee_v1, whole genome shotgun sequence genomic DNA:
- the LOC122296737 gene encoding putative RING-H2 finger protein ATL71: MDMITGSTMGYYFGFVDGFRFAIAFPLGIILLLTLLSHLLYFFCTRLYPHASHRLSRQTGRSLQNLDQQGADFVTIEVGLDEAILHNFPKLLYSQYKLQNSSWGASSSCSICLDDYKESDVLQLLPDCGHLFHPNCIHPWLRMHPNCPLCRNTLVPVSNTTLSRSD; this comes from the coding sequence ATGGACATGATTACTGGTAGCACGATGGGCTACTACTTCGGATTCGTTGATGGTTTTCGTTTTGCGATCGCATTCCCTCTGGGAATCATCCTGCTCCTCACCCTACTCTCAcaccttctttattttttctgcaCCCGCCTTTACCCGCATGCATCTCATCGTCTTAGTCGACAAACCGGCCGTTCCCTACAAAATCTTGACCAGCAAGGCGCAGACTTCGTCACCATTGAAGTTGGCCTTGATGAAGCCATTCTCCACAACTTCCCAAAGCTCCTCTACTCCCAATACAAACTCCAAAATAGCAGCTGGGgcgcttcttcttcttgttccaTATGCTTGGACGATTACAAAGAAAGTGACGTGCTGCAGTTGCTGCCTGATTGTGGCCATCTCTTCCATCCAAATTGCATCCATCCATGGTTAAGGATGCATCCCAATTGTCCACTATGCCGGAATACGCTCGTCCCAGTTTCAAACACAACTCTTTCTAGATCTGATTGA